A genomic segment from Terriglobia bacterium encodes:
- a CDS encoding glycosyltransferase has product DTGEGHNSAAAAIEKAATSAGIQAKIRKPLEESTSVNRSLANLYNTLLRHRPQWMSGYFQLINTLRPNQNGFAYSKVRRYLGRFIESEDPDVVLSVHPMMNHFIQRYIKDRQLGIPCYTFLTDPFPPFWRGWSSPYVDRYFVPTDEALQALTASGIPAWRIERVPMAVRPQFVPATMTEIQDFRSALKLDDAGIILINGGARGGGPLRQIYKTVRAAAPDANILMICGRNGRLRRRIERMQDRKTRTFGFLDDIHRYIGAADLVVTKPGALSAYEALACSVPVLFTSLGCLMPQESGLFNAAVHYDFGFAAKTLDQVEGIVRKGPGEWNRKRESIGQFYRSASAGQLIERIQPVDVEA; this is encoded by the coding sequence CGGACACGGGGGAAGGACACAACAGCGCGGCGGCCGCGATCGAAAAAGCGGCCACGTCTGCCGGAATCCAAGCCAAGATCCGAAAGCCTCTTGAAGAGTCGACGAGCGTGAACCGCTCGCTCGCCAACCTTTACAACACTTTGCTGCGGCACCGCCCTCAATGGATGAGCGGGTATTTTCAGCTGATCAATACGCTGCGGCCGAATCAAAATGGGTTTGCTTACTCGAAAGTCCGGCGGTATCTCGGACGATTTATCGAATCGGAGGATCCGGACGTCGTATTGTCCGTTCACCCGATGATGAACCACTTCATCCAGAGGTATATCAAGGACAGGCAGCTGGGGATTCCCTGTTACACGTTTCTCACCGATCCTTTTCCTCCATTCTGGCGGGGATGGAGTTCCCCATACGTGGACCGTTATTTTGTGCCTACGGATGAGGCTCTTCAGGCGCTGACAGCCAGCGGAATCCCGGCCTGGCGGATCGAGCGGGTACCGATGGCGGTGAGACCGCAATTCGTGCCTGCGACCATGACCGAGATTCAGGATTTCAGGAGCGCACTCAAACTCGATGACGCGGGCATCATCCTCATTAATGGCGGCGCCCGCGGCGGCGGTCCGCTGCGGCAGATTTATAAAACAGTTCGTGCGGCGGCGCCGGACGCCAATATCCTGATGATTTGCGGCAGAAACGGCCGGTTGCGGCGGCGCATCGAGCGGATGCAGGATAGAAAAACCCGTACATTTGGTTTCCTTGATGACATTCACCGGTACATCGGAGCAGCCGACCTGGTTGTCACCAAGCCCGGCGCACTCTCTGCGTATGAGGCGCTTGCCTGCAGCGTTCCTGTCTTGTTCACCAGCCTGGGTTGCCTGATGCCGCAGGAATCCGGGCTATTCAATGCAGCGGTTCATTACGATTTCGGGTTTGCCGCAAAAACTCTCGACCAGGTTGAAGGCATCGTCCGGAAGGGGCCTGGAGAATGGAATCGCAAGCGTGAGTCGATCGGACAATTCTATCGATCCGCTTCCGCAGGCCAATTGATTGAAAGGATTCAACCGGTCGATGTCGAAGCCTAA
- a CDS encoding SDR family oxidoreductase — protein sequence MSKPKKIFITGATGFLGSHLTARLLEIGHHVTALARGSKNTSAETRVKDVLHDVGTSRFDQLSVLEGDISLPDLGLSEASRKPIIASTDETWHCAASLSFQPEDRDEIFRMNVGGTRHVLDFVKQTPTRRLQHVSTAYIAGNRPDVALETEIDVGQGFKNPYEESKCQAELLIAAENKQAAIVASIYRPSIVIGDSRSGRATHFHGVYAFIRALWSAIERLRRRKPEAGLVHLPLRVLGAEAQTLNFVPIDYVVNGMIGISEKSCSVGGTFHLANPIPTENRLWLPNVCRVIGVEGIRLVGEKSFLKTPMTKLEALFQKQMAFYYQYLQGEPRFDCRRAVEALSSSGVECPRMTVELIDKMVGWYVNALNAKAV from the coding sequence ATGTCGAAGCCTAAAAAGATTTTCATAACCGGCGCCACCGGTTTTCTTGGCAGCCATCTTACAGCGCGTCTACTGGAGATCGGGCATCATGTGACGGCTCTTGCCCGGGGTTCGAAAAATACCTCGGCCGAAACACGAGTAAAGGATGTTTTACACGACGTTGGAACTTCACGCTTCGACCAGCTCAGCGTTCTTGAAGGGGACATCTCCCTTCCGGACCTTGGATTGAGTGAAGCTTCAAGGAAGCCGATCATCGCCTCGACCGACGAGACCTGGCATTGCGCGGCTTCGTTGTCGTTTCAACCGGAGGACCGTGACGAGATTTTTCGAATGAACGTCGGCGGCACACGTCATGTACTTGATTTCGTCAAGCAAACGCCAACGCGCCGGCTTCAGCACGTCAGTACGGCATATATTGCAGGCAATCGCCCGGACGTCGCGCTCGAAACGGAGATCGATGTCGGTCAGGGTTTTAAGAATCCGTACGAGGAATCCAAGTGTCAGGCAGAGTTGCTGATTGCCGCCGAAAACAAGCAGGCAGCGATCGTTGCTTCAATTTACCGGCCCAGCATTGTTATTGGTGATTCACGATCGGGCCGGGCGACGCATTTCCACGGTGTATATGCGTTCATTCGCGCGCTCTGGTCCGCAATTGAGCGGCTGCGGCGCCGCAAGCCGGAAGCCGGACTGGTTCATTTGCCGCTCAGGGTTCTGGGAGCCGAAGCCCAGACGCTGAACTTCGTTCCGATCGATTACGTCGTGAATGGAATGATCGGGATTTCCGAAAAATCCTGCAGCGTGGGAGGTACCTTCCACCTTGCAAATCCCATCCCTACGGAAAACCGCCTCTGGCTTCCAAACGTTTGCCGGGTCATCGGAGTCGAAGGCATTCGTCTGGTTGGAGAAAAGTCTTTCCTGAAAACCCCGATGACCAAATTGGAGGCGCTCTTTCAAAAGCAGATGGCGTTCTATTACCAGTATCTGCAGGGCGAGCCGCGATTCGATTGCCGAAGGGCTGTCGAAGCCTTGAGCAGTTCAGGCGTCGAGTGTCCGCGCATGACCGTCGAGTTGATCGATAAGATGGTCGGCTGGTATGTCAATGCGTTAAATGCGAAAGCCGTCTAG
- a CDS encoding response regulator, whose amino-acid sequence MRKIAVVDDNADNRLIIRTILEDQYEIIEYASGIEAIGGFRKNKPDVVILDISLPEMDGTEILRRIRDDADLHDLPVIALTAHAMVGDREKYLAAGFNDYVAKPILDMSVLFSTIERWVAH is encoded by the coding sequence ATGCGCAAGATTGCCGTCGTAGACGACAACGCCGACAACCGTTTGATCATTCGGACGATTCTGGAGGATCAATACGAAATCATCGAATATGCCAGTGGAATCGAGGCCATAGGAGGCTTCAGAAAGAACAAACCCGATGTCGTGATTCTGGACATTTCCCTCCCGGAGATGGATGGAACCGAGATTCTCCGCCGCATTAGAGATGACGCCGATTTGCATGACCTGCCTGTAATTGCCCTCACCGCACACGCAATGGTCGGTGACCGGGAGAAATACCTTGCCGCCGGCTTCAACGACTATGTCGCCAAACCCATTCTGGATATGAGCGTTCTGTTCTCCACTATTGAACGCTGGGTCGCTCATTAG
- a CDS encoding PAS domain S-box protein yields MGRNPIRVLLVEDEETDYLLTRRKLSDIEKQSYDLEWADSWGAGIEAVRRCAHDVCLLDYRIGGGDGLELLKESRHIGCKAPVILLTGIGDHRLDVEAMELGAADFLVKDRITPELLERSIRYSMAQAETLDEVQRQRDELRASELRFRSVVQTAADGIILADDAGNIVGWNRGAEIIFGYSEDEILGARLDRLMPGSYREAHLAGFERFRVTGRSHIVGKTMEFEGLRKDGNVFPLELSLALWRSGTRTMFTGIVRDISERKKTEELSRAKEAAEEANLAKSSFVARMSHELRTPLHAIIGFTNLMLQNAAGYLSLQDQDFLQRILLNAKDQLRLINGVLDLSKVEAGRMDLQVDEIAVEALISDVVKQFDGEQRNPKVELIMRLPKASAPLRTDAARLKQILVNLIDNALKFTPQGAVIVEMTVSPLDHRPLRIDVTDTGIGIPRERIGDIFEPFHQLEDSQRLLQGSGLGLSICRSLCELMRYRLEVHSDPGSGSTFSIIFEAGVQELPLTA; encoded by the coding sequence ATGGGGCGGAACCCGATTCGCGTTCTACTGGTTGAAGATGAGGAAACCGATTACCTGCTGACTCGCAGGAAGCTTTCCGACATTGAAAAGCAATCCTACGACCTCGAATGGGCGGATTCCTGGGGAGCGGGTATCGAGGCCGTCCGGCGCTGCGCGCACGACGTATGTCTGCTTGATTACAGAATCGGTGGCGGCGACGGGCTCGAGTTGTTGAAAGAATCCCGCCATATCGGCTGCAAGGCTCCGGTTATCCTTCTGACGGGAATCGGTGACCACCGGCTCGACGTCGAAGCCATGGAACTTGGCGCGGCAGATTTTCTGGTCAAAGACAGAATCACCCCGGAACTGCTCGAACGTTCCATCCGGTACTCCATGGCTCAAGCGGAAACGCTGGATGAAGTACAGCGCCAGCGCGACGAGTTGAGAGCCTCCGAGTTGCGCTTTCGCTCCGTCGTACAAACCGCCGCCGATGGGATCATTCTTGCAGATGACGCCGGAAATATCGTCGGATGGAACAGAGGCGCTGAAATCATCTTCGGGTATTCGGAGGACGAAATCCTCGGCGCGAGACTGGACAGATTGATGCCGGGGTCGTACAGGGAAGCGCACCTGGCGGGATTCGAGCGGTTTCGCGTGACCGGAAGGTCTCACATCGTCGGAAAGACGATGGAATTCGAGGGCCTCCGCAAAGACGGAAATGTTTTTCCCCTCGAATTGTCGCTGGCTCTGTGGAGAAGCGGGACGCGCACCATGTTTACCGGTATCGTTCGGGATATCAGCGAGCGAAAGAAAACCGAAGAGCTCAGCCGTGCGAAAGAAGCTGCGGAAGAGGCGAACCTCGCGAAAAGCAGTTTCGTTGCAAGAATGAGTCATGAGCTCAGGACGCCGCTGCACGCCATTATCGGCTTTACGAATCTCATGTTGCAGAACGCTGCCGGCTATCTCTCCTTGCAGGATCAGGATTTTCTGCAGCGGATCCTTCTGAACGCGAAAGACCAGTTGCGGCTGATCAACGGTGTTCTGGACTTGTCGAAGGTGGAAGCCGGCAGAATGGATTTGCAGGTCGACGAGATTGCGGTCGAGGCGCTGATCAGCGATGTTGTGAAACAATTTGATGGAGAACAGCGGAACCCCAAGGTTGAACTCATCATGCGATTGCCAAAGGCGAGCGCTCCGCTGCGGACGGATGCCGCAAGGCTGAAGCAGATTCTGGTAAACCTTATCGACAACGCATTGAAGTTCACTCCGCAGGGAGCGGTTATCGTCGAAATGACCGTTAGTCCGCTTGATCACAGGCCCCTTCGCATCGATGTCACCGATACGGGTATAGGCATTCCACGAGAACGAATTGGCGATATTTTTGAGCCATTCCATCAATTGGAGGATTCGCAGCGCCTGCTTCAGGGCAGCGGTCTTGGCCTTTCCATCTGCCGCTCCCTTTGTGAGTTGATGCGGTATCGGCTTGAAGTGCACAGCGACCCGGGCTCGGGATCCACCTTCAGCATCATCTTCGAAGCAGGCGTGCAAGAACTGCCTCTTACCGCATAA
- a CDS encoding sigma-54 dependent transcriptional regulator, producing MSKRSILVVDDDQSVRSYLSDFLSSCGYTVECAESGDQAVARLSAGYVPSLIVLDIVMPGINGIEVLENVKRINSTIPVIILSAGGQTKTVVEAMKVGASDFLVKPFEEQELELAIENVLEKQKLKEEVKNLKRQLDSYVDAGDILSTNPKLLRIKEIAKQVADTDVPVLITGESGVGKEVLARFVHTHSSRHDKPFVKVNCAALPNELLESELFGYERGAFTGALNDKPGKFELADKGTLLLDEIGEMTPHLQAKLLHVLQDCEYSRLGGKRTVRVDARVLASTNVNLEENVANGKFREDLYFRLNVIRVDIPPLRERREDIPVLCNYFLCRYRDRYKSSVEEISPSLMDSFLRYDWPGNVRQLENAIKRYLILPDMNMNLSELKEQSQAGAAVAVPIKPKEDSMSLKDVGTRAAETAEKELVLRVLEETSWNRKQAARRLNICYKALLNKLKRWQIDNRHSIQSSLTKPAQQGRDFQPLPF from the coding sequence ATGAGTAAGCGATCAATTCTAGTGGTGGACGACGATCAGAGCGTGCGTAGTTATCTGTCCGATTTCCTCAGTTCGTGCGGGTACACCGTCGAATGTGCGGAAAGCGGGGATCAGGCGGTCGCGCGTCTTTCAGCCGGTTACGTTCCTTCACTCATCGTGCTGGACATTGTGATGCCCGGTATCAACGGTATCGAAGTGTTGGAAAACGTCAAGAGAATCAATTCAACCATTCCCGTCATCATTCTGTCCGCCGGCGGGCAGACAAAAACGGTCGTCGAGGCGATGAAAGTGGGCGCCTCCGATTTTCTGGTGAAGCCCTTTGAGGAGCAGGAGTTGGAGCTTGCGATCGAAAACGTACTCGAAAAGCAGAAGCTCAAGGAGGAAGTGAAGAACCTCAAGCGCCAGCTTGATTCCTACGTCGATGCGGGCGACATTCTATCCACGAATCCAAAGCTGCTGCGGATCAAAGAAATCGCGAAACAGGTCGCTGATACGGACGTTCCGGTGCTGATCACGGGTGAATCCGGTGTCGGTAAGGAAGTCCTGGCGCGGTTTGTCCATACCCATTCGTCACGGCATGACAAACCGTTCGTGAAGGTGAACTGCGCCGCGCTGCCCAATGAGTTGCTGGAGTCCGAGCTGTTCGGCTACGAACGCGGCGCCTTTACGGGGGCCTTGAACGACAAGCCGGGCAAATTCGAACTTGCCGACAAGGGAACCCTGCTGCTGGACGAAATCGGCGAGATGACTCCGCACCTGCAGGCCAAATTGCTGCATGTGCTTCAAGACTGTGAATATTCGCGCCTCGGAGGCAAGCGCACGGTGCGCGTCGATGCGAGGGTACTCGCTTCCACAAACGTCAATCTCGAAGAGAACGTCGCAAACGGCAAATTCCGCGAGGACCTTTACTTCAGGCTCAACGTGATCCGCGTCGACATACCTCCGCTGCGCGAGCGCCGTGAAGACATCCCGGTGCTGTGTAACTATTTCCTGTGCCGCTATCGCGACCGTTACAAGAGTTCCGTCGAAGAAATCTCTCCCTCATTGATGGACTCGTTTCTTCGCTACGACTGGCCGGGAAATGTCCGGCAACTTGAGAATGCGATAAAGCGCTATCTGATCCTTCCGGATATGAATATGAACCTTTCGGAACTGAAGGAACAATCGCAAGCCGGGGCAGCCGTGGCGGTTCCCATCAAACCGAAGGAAGACAGCATGTCTCTGAAGGACGTCGGGACCCGGGCGGCCGAAACTGCGGAGAAGGAACTTGTCCTGCGCGTTCTGGAAGAAACCAGCTGGAACCGCAAACAGGCTGCGCGCCGTCTCAATATCTGCTACAAGGCGCTGCTGAACAAACTCAAGCGCTGGCAGATCGATAATCGCCACAGCATCCAAAGCTCACTGACTAAGCCGGCTCAACAGGGCAGGGACTTCCAGCCGCTGCCTTTCTGA
- a CDS encoding polysaccharide biosynthesis/export family protein, whose translation MRFTILSALIVVLAGFMPAAYAQQHTDTNAIPHAYGDSEFRLGPDDVIEVSVYQDKELDRTVPVRPDGKISLPLIGEMLASGKTAPDLQKEIAQRLKQYIADPAVTVVVKEVNSPKVSVLGEVKNPGMYKIRDRATLLDAIAMAGGTTEYAKKNKIVVIRADSNGVPHQFKLSIDDQIKGRRVDPFYLLPYDKIIIQ comes from the coding sequence ATGAGATTCACCATCCTGTCAGCGCTCATCGTTGTACTCGCCGGATTCATGCCCGCGGCATATGCCCAGCAGCACACCGACACTAATGCCATTCCACACGCGTACGGCGATTCCGAGTTCCGGCTTGGACCCGATGACGTCATCGAAGTGTCCGTATACCAGGATAAGGAACTCGACAGGACGGTGCCGGTGCGGCCGGATGGAAAGATTTCACTGCCTCTGATCGGGGAAATGCTTGCGAGCGGCAAGACGGCCCCCGATCTTCAAAAGGAGATCGCGCAGAGACTGAAGCAGTACATTGCCGACCCCGCCGTTACGGTCGTCGTGAAGGAAGTGAACAGCCCGAAAGTATCGGTTCTGGGTGAAGTGAAAAACCCCGGCATGTACAAGATCAGAGACCGTGCCACGCTGTTGGACGCGATCGCCATGGCCGGCGGTACGACGGAGTATGCCAAGAAAAACAAAATCGTCGTCATCCGGGCAGACTCGAACGGAGTCCCTCATCAGTTCAAGCTGAGCATCGACGACCAGATCAAGGGGCGGCGGGTCGACCCGTTCTACCTCCTGCCCTACGACAAAATTATTATCCAGTAG
- a CDS encoding polysaccharide biosynthesis tyrosine autokinase has protein sequence MASTAGNSLSIFSLLDALRRRKIFVIIPTVLLTAGFAVFAHYQHDRYKATAVIAAEQTTPPEYLRYLEPPPLDIRDHLFTVREVLLSDPVIQAAAKATKKYGHTAGDLTPQQIEEFRQELTSQTDFIKIENEHTFTLTYDSGDRYEAMNVANKLAEVFVRDASAKHEQKTNDASKVIDDQLSALTKHIEGESKQIHDYKTTAVHALPDHLDDNIHAVDNAKDQIQDRQTKITDEEAKKASIEDQLKDLEAKGVLDQPMIHEKTPNEVKLDELRIQLAQLQTRYTADHPEVKETKRQISELENAVASAPQKGRSEPSANYLKYSELKADLEGSEQRIAGYKNDIQHLTTQMETYNSRLESTPQHEKVIEDMNRELNLGEKQMYALLDKKLDNSMAKGYEQSQAGIAFAVSEPAPLPGAPYSPQRARLLLMGLAAGLGLGLVLAFVLEQNDTTFGTVDDFQAFTTLPISGVVPNIAPAKKGQKALNPIVTVQDPDSVAAEQYRILAMKVQQQCDASRSKVVMVTSAAGGEGKSLTAINLAAALSASTDEPVLLIDADMRKPRVADYLRLIVGAEKGFHDLLVHADADPGRYVHRIKNLFVIPGGVAQANPVAALSSPKARVLFDKLKSGFAYVIVDAPPVLPIADSHLLAGLVDKVLFVVRARQTPRELFQHALEGFDAANLLGAVLNDVDYQRSRYAYAYEYYKKTA, from the coding sequence ATGGCCAGCACCGCAGGTAATTCATTGTCGATTTTTTCACTACTTGACGCGCTGCGGCGTCGCAAGATTTTCGTCATCATACCGACGGTCCTGCTGACCGCCGGGTTCGCCGTCTTCGCGCATTACCAGCATGACCGCTATAAGGCGACTGCCGTCATCGCGGCGGAGCAGACCACGCCGCCGGAATATCTCCGGTACCTTGAGCCCCCGCCTTTGGACATCAGAGACCACCTGTTTACAGTGCGCGAGGTGTTATTGAGTGATCCCGTCATACAGGCGGCTGCAAAGGCTACAAAGAAATACGGCCATACAGCAGGCGATCTGACGCCTCAGCAGATCGAAGAGTTCCGGCAGGAACTCACTTCACAAACGGATTTCATCAAAATCGAAAACGAGCACACATTCACGCTGACCTATGACTCGGGCGACCGGTATGAAGCAATGAATGTGGCGAATAAGCTTGCGGAAGTGTTTGTGAGGGACGCTTCGGCCAAGCACGAACAAAAGACCAACGATGCCTCGAAAGTCATCGACGACCAGCTCTCGGCTTTAACAAAGCACATCGAAGGTGAGAGCAAACAGATCCACGATTACAAAACAACCGCTGTGCACGCTCTCCCCGACCATCTGGATGACAATATTCACGCGGTTGATAACGCAAAAGATCAGATCCAGGACCGCCAGACGAAGATCACTGATGAAGAGGCGAAGAAGGCCTCCATTGAAGATCAACTTAAAGACCTTGAAGCCAAGGGTGTCCTGGATCAACCCATGATCCATGAGAAGACGCCAAACGAAGTGAAACTCGATGAACTGCGGATCCAACTGGCGCAACTTCAAACGCGCTATACGGCCGATCACCCTGAAGTAAAGGAAACAAAACGGCAGATCTCCGAACTGGAGAACGCCGTTGCATCCGCGCCGCAGAAAGGCCGGAGCGAACCCAGCGCAAACTACCTCAAGTATTCGGAATTGAAAGCAGACCTGGAAGGCTCCGAGCAGCGTATTGCCGGATACAAGAACGATATCCAGCATTTGACCACTCAAATGGAAACGTACAACAGCCGGCTGGAGTCAACTCCGCAGCACGAAAAAGTAATTGAAGACATGAACCGCGAACTCAACCTCGGCGAAAAACAAATGTATGCATTGCTCGATAAGAAGCTCGATAACAGCATGGCGAAAGGTTACGAGCAGTCTCAGGCTGGAATCGCTTTCGCCGTGTCGGAGCCGGCGCCCCTGCCGGGTGCCCCTTACAGCCCGCAGCGCGCCCGGTTGCTCCTGATGGGCCTGGCGGCAGGCCTTGGGCTCGGCCTCGTCCTGGCTTTCGTGCTGGAGCAGAACGATACGACTTTTGGAACCGTCGACGATTTTCAGGCATTTACGACCCTGCCCATTTCGGGTGTGGTACCGAATATTGCGCCGGCGAAAAAAGGCCAGAAGGCCCTCAATCCCATCGTGACCGTTCAGGATCCCGACTCTGTTGCCGCTGAACAATATCGGATTCTTGCCATGAAGGTGCAGCAACAATGCGACGCTTCGCGATCGAAAGTCGTGATGGTGACGAGCGCGGCAGGTGGAGAAGGCAAGTCTCTCACCGCGATTAATCTGGCAGCGGCGCTTTCCGCAAGCACAGACGAGCCGGTGCTCCTTATCGACGCGGATATGCGAAAGCCGCGGGTGGCCGATTATCTGAGACTGATCGTCGGCGCCGAGAAGGGATTTCACGATCTGCTCGTCCATGCGGATGCTGATCCAGGCAGGTACGTCCATCGGATCAAAAACCTGTTCGTCATTCCCGGCGGGGTTGCCCAGGCCAATCCTGTTGCGGCTTTGTCGTCGCCGAAGGCACGTGTGCTGTTCGACAAGCTGAAGAGCGGCTTTGCCTACGTCATCGTCGACGCGCCGCCGGTGCTGCCGATCGCGGACAGCCACCTTCTCGCCGGCCTGGTCGACAAGGTTCTTTTCGTCGTGCGGGCGAGACAAACGCCGCGTGAACTGTTCCAGCATGCGTTGGAGGGCTTCGACGCGGCCAATCTCCTGGGCGCAGTGCTGAATGACGTCGACTACCAACGCAGCCGCTATGCGTACGCGTACGAGTATTACAAGAAGACAGCATGA
- a CDS encoding sugar transferase, translating to MIKVWLYSIASFFSLAVLLAARHFGGGTHLQFMGESLGLVIVLLSCQICFHLNGVDELLVDSKPQVFIQSILKSAGSGFVIAALLFYIFPRLSPGYAAAAASACFLMFGIVVMRPIVRSLAKSGDPESTVIVGSETMARKLYSEIVDEGGAGSLRVLDYADLNPLSQREAISRIVVADPEIRQESDAAKTLIDLKLRGIRVESAVESFERASRKIWIEGLSPERLIFAKGFCPSKGYLFVKRVLDIALSVALLTVTAPLMAMIAAVIKLESPGAAIFSQERVGLMGRRFIVYKFRSMRQDAERHTGPTWATENDDRVTRVGTILRKARLDELPQIWNVLRGDMSFIGPRPERPYFVDILKGKIRYYDLRHYVKPGITGWAQVMYPYGASIEDSHHKLEYDLYYAKNNSLKLDCLILLKTVGVVLKGEGR from the coding sequence ATGATCAAGGTGTGGCTTTACTCGATTGCATCCTTCTTTTCGCTCGCCGTGCTTCTGGCGGCGCGGCACTTCGGCGGCGGGACGCATCTGCAATTCATGGGTGAAAGCCTGGGTCTGGTAATCGTGCTCTTGTCATGTCAGATCTGCTTTCACCTGAATGGAGTCGACGAACTTCTGGTCGATTCCAAGCCCCAGGTGTTCATTCAGTCGATACTGAAGTCTGCCGGCTCCGGCTTTGTCATTGCTGCGCTGCTCTTTTATATCTTTCCCAGACTTTCTCCCGGGTATGCCGCTGCAGCGGCATCCGCCTGCTTTTTGATGTTTGGCATCGTTGTCATGCGACCGATCGTACGCTCGCTGGCGAAAAGCGGCGACCCGGAAAGCACTGTCATCGTCGGTTCTGAGACCATGGCGCGCAAGTTGTACAGCGAAATTGTAGATGAGGGGGGAGCGGGCAGCCTTCGTGTCCTGGATTATGCCGATCTCAACCCGTTGTCTCAGAGGGAGGCTATTTCACGGATCGTTGTGGCAGACCCTGAAATCCGGCAGGAAAGCGACGCCGCGAAGACACTGATCGATCTGAAGCTGCGAGGCATCCGGGTCGAGAGCGCCGTCGAATCCTTCGAGCGTGCCAGCCGCAAGATCTGGATTGAAGGGTTATCGCCGGAGCGATTGATCTTTGCAAAGGGCTTCTGTCCTTCGAAGGGATACCTGTTTGTGAAGCGTGTTCTGGACATCGCATTATCGGTTGCGCTCCTGACCGTGACGGCGCCGCTGATGGCGATGATTGCGGCCGTCATCAAACTGGAAAGTCCGGGAGCAGCAATCTTCAGTCAGGAACGCGTCGGCCTGATGGGACGCCGCTTCATCGTCTACAAGTTTCGCTCGATGCGGCAGGACGCAGAACGTCATACCGGGCCGACCTGGGCGACGGAAAACGACGACCGGGTCACAAGAGTCGGCACAATTTTGCGGAAGGCCAGACTCGACGAGCTGCCGCAAATATGGAACGTCTTGCGCGGAGATATGAGCTTTATCGGGCCACGCCCGGAGCGGCCGTATTTCGTGGATATCCTCAAAGGCAAAATCCGCTATTACGACCTCCGCCATTATGTAAAGCCGGGCATTACGGGCTGGGCTCAGGTGATGTATCCGTATGGCGCATCTATCGAGGATTCGCATCACAAGCTCGAATACGACCTCTACTACGCAAAGAACAACTCGTTGAAGCTGGACTGCTTGATTCTGCTCAAGACTGTTGGTGTGGTCCTGAAGGGTGAGGGAAGATGA
- a CDS encoding gluconeogenesis factor YvcK family protein, which produces MKIVGIGGGTGLPVLLSGLREIRQMGPSQIDITAIVTVSDSGGSTGALRKAFDMPAMGDIRKCLIALAPERAVLTSVCEHRFDNPESFAGHSLGNLILSALYQMSGNFAAAVRLASDLMELQGKVLPSTDQPVTLCALYEDDRIVRGESNIPRPGRRIRRVWFDVQNPPPAPGVIEALREADAIVLGPGSLYTSIVPNLLVAGVVDAIQSSTAIKIYVSNLMTQAGETDGYSATDHVSALLEYLPAIDVCVMNSSGIGTGVAERYFMSGSEMVAGRPLDEDGMRRKGVLPVAAPLLKAGQVKARHDPATLARLVVSLARGFAGAHELICA; this is translated from the coding sequence ATGAAAATCGTCGGTATCGGCGGCGGTACTGGCCTTCCGGTGCTTCTCTCTGGCCTGCGGGAAATACGGCAGATGGGACCGTCTCAGATCGACATCACGGCAATCGTTACGGTCTCGGACAGCGGCGGGTCGACCGGCGCGCTTCGTAAAGCCTTCGATATGCCGGCAATGGGTGACATCCGGAAGTGCTTGATTGCTCTTGCGCCGGAGCGCGCGGTACTAACCTCGGTCTGCGAGCACCGGTTCGATAATCCGGAATCATTTGCCGGACATTCGCTCGGTAATCTGATCCTGTCCGCACTGTATCAAATGTCGGGTAACTTCGCCGCGGCTGTCCGGCTGGCATCGGACCTGATGGAACTCCAGGGGAAAGTCCTTCCTTCGACGGACCAGCCCGTTACGCTTTGCGCCCTTTACGAAGACGACCGGATCGTGCGCGGCGAATCCAACATTCCTCGACCGGGCCGGCGCATCCGGCGTGTCTGGTTCGATGTGCAGAACCCGCCTCCGGCTCCAGGCGTAATCGAGGCGTTGAGAGAAGCGGACGCCATTGTTCTGGGCCCGGGCAGTCTTTACACCAGCATTGTGCCGAACCTTCTCGTCGCGGGAGTGGTCGACGCGATACAGAGTTCCACCGCGATCAAAATCTATGTCAGCAATCTGATGACACAGGCCGGTGAGACCGATGGGTATTCCGCAACGGACCATGTGAGCGCGCTGCTGGAGTATCTACCCGCAATCGATGTGTGTGTGATGAATTCTTCGGGCATCGGCACGGGAGTTGCAGAACGGTATTTCATGTCGGGATCCGAAATGGTTGCAGGCAGGCCGCTGGACGAAGACGGTATGCGCAGGAAGGGCGTCCTTCCTGTTGCGGCGCCCCTTTTGAAGGCCGGTCAAGTCAAAGCGCGGCATGATCCCGCGACTCTGGCCCGGCTGGTTGTATCACTCGCGCGCGGCTTTGCCGGCGCGCATGAACTTATATGTGCGTAG